One Olleya sp. Hel_I_94 genomic window, TGTGTTTTAACGAAGTGTAATCCTTACGCTCTAGTACTTGATCACCTTCCTTAATTAACTGCTCTGCTTTTTTCTTGTTTTCAAATTCTGAGCTATACTTTAATCCTAAATAATAACCAATAAAGTTTTCATCGTTAGATTGAATTATAGAATTATATAAAACATCAAGTTCTTTAATTTTGGCTCTAAGTAAATATTTATCTCCAGAGTTAACAACCTCCTTTTCATTGGCTATAACTTTAAGATATTTGGGTCTGTATTTCTCGTTTTCGTCTTTATTAATTTCCCACTCTACACCTTCTTTAGACAACTTATACTCTTCTATTTCTAAAGCTATAACTTTGTTTCTTGTTAAAGTATCAAACGCTTGAATTAACTTTCGCTTTTTATCATCCAATTGATATTTTTGATCAGATACATCATTATCATCAAGCAACGTGGTTTCAATCTGTATTTCAATTAAACCAACTCGTATTTGTTCTAAAGTATTAGAATATTCAAAATTTTCATCTTCGACTTGCTCTCTTATCAAATGTTCTACCTCGGACAATACTGCATTTATTTCCATGTTAATCTTACTAATACTTATCGCACGTTCTGACTGGCTAAATACATTTTTAAATTCTTGATCGCAAGCTTGTAAATAAACATTTATTTTTAAGTCTCTAGACTCGGTTACTTCCAATTCAATCTCTATATCTGTACCTTTAATTAAATCATCTTCCAAATCTTTACCCGAAAACTCAATATAACCAATGCTTAATCCAGAACTAGGTAATCCATTGGATTGACCTTCCACAATATTGATTATTAAATTAGCATCAGTATTTTTAAGTATGGTTTTAGAGGCTGTTTTATATATTTTTTTCTTTAAAGGTAAAATGCTTCCTTTTCTAAATATTTGTTCCAAACGTGTAGTTGACGCATCAATATCGTCTATTTCCATACAAATATCAATAGGTAACGGTTGACCTAAAACATTGTAACTACCTTGATTAATAGCCACAGTACTAATAGTTTTTACAACATTTAAATCCTGATCTAACACTTGGATTTTAAACCGGTTTAATTGTCCTTTTAGTAATGGGACAAACTCAGAAAACCCATTATTTACAATAGTCTTGATACCAGAATCATAACCACCATCAACCCTTGTAATTCTATAATTAAAATTATCACTAGCCACTTTACAAGTAATTAACTCTTCTAAATCTCTAGTATTTTGCTCATAAAAAAGTTGAGTCTCCACTGTATCAACTTCAACTTCTTGAACAACTGCGTCATCCTCTTTTATAGTCGTTGGTTTTGATCCAGCAAAATAAGCTGCACCATCAACCACTGCGGATGTTGGGTCAATACTTGAGTCTACAAGTATCCCTGTTTCTTCTTTTATACGCTGTTTTATTAATGGCACATAAGTACTACCACCAATTAAAATTAGGCGATCTATTTGAGAATTTAAAAGTTGATTTTGAGAAATCACTTTTTTAATAAACGCTATGGTTTGCTCAACTTTTGGTAAGATAACAGCTTCAAATTCTGCTCTTGTAATAATTATTTGTTCAAATAAATTATCATTATTTATATCTATATCTAATTCGATTTCTGTTTCAGGATAAACCGATAGTTCTTTTTTAGCTTCTTCTGCTTTTTTAAGTAATTCAAAATATAGCCCTTTGTATTGACTTGACTTGGATTTAATTGCTTTAAACAGATTTGTAATATTTGTTTTAGCTTCTATTTTAGGAATAATAATTTTTTCGACAATAAGATTATCAAAATCTGCTCCACCTAAAAAATTATCACCTTCATTATCAATCACCTTTAATTCTCTGTCATTGACTTCAACTAAAGCCACATCAAACGTACCTCCTCCAAAATCATAAACTATCCAATTTTTAGACGTTTGAATATCTAAATTGGATTGATTTGCAAACGCTAAGCACGCAGCAATAGGTTCTTGCAATAAAACAACTTCTTTAAATCCAGCCAAATATCCAGCTTTTTTAGTTGCATTAGATTGTATTGTATCAAAAGAAGCAGGAATTGTGATTACTGCAGATTGCAGTTGTACATCATCCAAAACAAAGTTTCTAAGTTCTTTTAATAATAACGAAGACAACTCGATTGGACTAACTTCTTTATTAATGGAAGGTATAAAGTAAGTTTCCTGAGTTCCCATTTTACGCTTAAAAAGCATACACACGTTTTCGGCATCCTTTTCTAAATAATCTAAAGCTTTATCACCAATAATGGTGCGGTTTCCTCTAAAAGCAACACAAGAAGGTAACGTCTGTTTTAAACCTAAAGGGTTATTATATATCTTTACTGCACCATTATTATAGTTAGCAATTAAACTGTTTGTGGTACCTAAATCTATAGCAAAATTAATAGTTTTCATTGGTGCTTATTCTACAATTACAATTCCTTTTTGTACTAAAGTATTTTGGTCATTTATCTTTTTATAGACTATAGGTTTAAGTACTTTAACAATTTTCATTTGTTCATTAAAATCTCCTGTAATATTAGCTTCGACATCAGTCATTTCATTACGATAGGTTTGACCAATAGGGTTTATAATATTGTAACCTAAGTTTTCAAACTCATGATTAATTCTGTCAACATTTCTATTAAACAACGATAAATTTTCTTTATTGCTTTTAAGTTGAATAGAAAATACTTGATTGATAATTTCTAACATTTAAAGAGGAATTAGATGAAAGTGTAAGATACAATTTATATAAAATTAAACCACTTCGGCAACCACAAAAGTACTTCCTCCAATGTAGATAACATCATCAACCGAAGCTGCTTTAAGTGCAAAATTATAAGCCTCACTAACCGAAGCATAGGAGTTACCACTAAAACCATTATCCTGAAAAAGTGTGGACAAAATATTTTGATCCAACCCTCTAGGCACATCTGGTTTACAAAAGTAGTACGTTGCCTTTTTAGGTAATAAAGGCAATATAGACACAACATCTTTGTCATTAACAACACCAAATACAATATGTAAATGTTGATGTGTTTCTTTTAATAATTGCTGTATGGCTAGTGTCAAGCCTTCTTTATTATGTGCAGTATCACAGATTACTTTAGGATTAGTTCCTAACGTCTGCCAACGACCTTTTAAATCTGTATTTTTAACAGTATTGAGTAGCCCTGTTTTAATGTTTTGATTAGATATTACAAATCCTTTTTGTTGTAATTGCTTAATGGATTGTATAACGCCTTTAATATTTTTTGATTGGTAACTTCCCTTAAGGTCAGTTGTAAAATCTTCACTTGCTACTTGATCTGCAAAATGTATTGGGCTATTATTCCTTTCAGCGAAAGCGGTAAAAACAGACTGCGTCTCAGGTTGCGTTTCACTAATAACAACAGGAATATTAGGTTTAATTATTCCCGCTTTTTCTGAAGCTATTAAACTTAAGGTGTTACCCAAAAACTGAACATGGTCTAAACCAATATTAGTAATTAAAGACACTTCTGGTGTAATAATATTTGTAGAGTCTAAACGACCACCTAATCCAACCTCAATAACAGCAATATCTACTTTTTGTTTAGCAAAATAGTCAAATGCCATGCCAACTGTCATTTCAAAAAAAGACAATTTATTAGCATCTAAAAACGTTTTGTTTCGTTTTATAAAACCAATTACAAAGGGTTTACTAACCACTTTACCATTAATTTTAATACGCTCTCTAAAATCTTTTAAATGCGGAGAAGTATATAAACCTACTTTATATCCTGCTTCTTGTAAAATAGACGCCAACATATGACTACTAGAGCCTTTACCATTGGTTCCTGCAACATGTATAGATTTAAATTTATGCTGTGGATTTTTAAGATGCTTAGCTAAATATATGGTATTAGTTAAGTCTTTTTTAAAAGCAGTCTGACCTTGTTTTTGATACATTGGAAGTTGAGAGAACATCCAATTTACGGTCTCTAAATAAGTCATGATTATTATTGACCTAATTTAAAATTGATACTAACATAACCAATTTGACGCTCTGGAGCTTTAGGATCTGCTTTCCATTTGTGGGATTCTGCAATTTTTTTAGCAGGTATCATTAAACACGCAGCAGTATTTTTTGTTCCTTTTACTCCTGGCTCAGCTTTTACTACTTTACCAGAACGATCTACTTCAATTCTAACAACAACTAATCCAGCCTCGTTACAATCTTGTCTAAAAATTTGATTGGTAGGACGACCTCTTCCATTCAAACCATAACCAACACCATCTCCATTTCCGTTTCCTTGACCAGAACCACCAAAATTACTAGGTCCATAAGCATTACCTGTACCAGATCCATTTCCCGGACCATTACCAGGACCATCATTATTAGAGTCTGAAGGATTTTCAGAATTACTTATTCCGTTAATTAAAGCATCGTTTGCTTTTTTAATATCATCTTGTCTCTTTTTTTCAGCTGCATCTGCTGCTGCTTTTGCTGCCTTAGCAGCTTTTTCTTGAGCCAACTTATCTGCTTTAGCTTTTGCTATAGCATCATTTTCTTTTTTAGCTTGCTCCTTTTGTTTTTTGATTAAAACCGCTTCTTCATCGTCTTGTGTTAAAACATCTTCTTTTGAAGTTGCAGCTGCTGCCTCTTGTTGTTGTTCTACCTCAGGCTTTGTTTCTTCTGGTTTAGTTTCGGTTGGTGCTGCTGCTTGGGCAGGTGCACCTCCACCACCACCTGACGATCCTCCAAAATTAATAGCAACTCCAAACTCTTCTGGTGGATCCATATAATTTTGACCAACCACAAAAAGTAGCAATACCAATATCAGCGTAATTAATGCTGTGATTTTTGCCGAATTGCGTTCGTGTTTGGTTTGAAGGTACTTCATTATTATTGTGCTTTAACTGCCAATGTGGATTTAATCTTGTTTCGGTTTGCTATATCCATAATATAGACAACGTGTTGCATCTCTACACTTTCATCAGATCTAATTGTAATTGTCGGAGACTCTACGTTACCAACTTTGGCTAATACTTCTGCCTCTAATTGGTCTTTAGAAACCTGTTTCATATCTACATAATAATTGACGTTTTTGTCAACACTTACAGATACATTTTTAGTTTGTGTAGTCTTGCTAGTAGATTTTGGTAATAACAAGTCTATAGCTTCTGCAGATACTAACGTTGATGCAATCATAAAAAAGATAAGCAACAGAAAAACTATGTCTGTCATAGACGACATATTAAATTCTGGTGTAACTTTATTTCTTCCTCTTAATCGCATATTAGCTAGGTTCGTTTAATAAATCTAAAAATTCAAGCGAGTTTGCTTCCATTTGATACACCACTTTATCTGTTTTTACAACTAAGTGGTTATATGCAACGTATGCTACAATACCAACAATTAGACCACCAACAGTGGTGGTCATTGCTGTATAAAGTCCGTCTGCTAAAGTTTTAATATCTATTGATCCTCCTGAATTTGCAATTTCAAAGATTGATAAAATCATTCCAATTACTGTTCCAAGAAACCCAATCATTGGTGCTGCTCCAGATATGGTAGCTAATACACTCACGTTTTTTTCTAAGCTATAAATCTCTAAACGTCCTGCGTTTTCTATTGCTGTATTAATATCCTCTAAAGGTTTTCCTATTCTAGAAATCCCTTTACTAATTAATCTAGACACTGGAGAGTCTACAGTACTACATAAGTTTTGAGCAGATTCTATCTTACCATTACTAACATAGTCTTTAATTTGATTCATGAAATTTGAATCTACTTTGGATGCATCTTTGATCGCAAACAAGCGTTCAAAATAAATATATACAGCCATAATCAATAATACAAATAGTAATGCAATGATAATTATACCAGCAGTACCTCCTGTTGTAATCAGTTCTATTATTGATAAAGTTTTCTCAACTGGTTCTCCTTCTACTAATGGATCTACCGCTTGAGCAGTGTCTTGAATTAATTTGCTTAGCATATTATAAAATTAGATACGTGTATAACGTTAGATTTTTGTTTTGAGTATATATTAAAATAAAGTTCTGGTCCAGAAAAACACTAAAGTTCCTGCTAAAAACCCTGCTAATGCTAACCATGAGATTTTTTTGAAATACCAGAAAAAGTCAATTTTCTCCATTCCCATTGCAACAACTCCTGCTGCAGATCCAATGATTAACATACTTCCTCCTGTACCTGCTGAATAAGCAATAAAGTGCCAAAGCTCGTTATCAATAGGTTGAGAAAACATACCTAAACTAGCTGCTACCAATGGTACATTATCAATAACTGCAGATCCAATACCTAATAAAATAATTACTAAATCCGAAACACCTTCATGATGTAACTCTGTTCCCATCATTGGCATACTATCTTGTAAAGTAGATGCAAATCCAAATAAAATACCTAAAGATTCTAAAGCTGCTACAGCCATTAAAATACCTAAGAAAAATAAGATACTTGGTAACTCAATTTTTGATAATGAATGGTGTACAGGACTATGGTGTGCGTGTGCATCACTTTCTTCTGAATCATGGTTAGATAAACTAAATTTAGCAGAACTATAAATTTCTGCAAATATTGCTACCACACCTAAAGCTAACATCATACCAACATAAGGAGGTAAATGTGTTACTGTTTTAAATATTGGAACAAATACAATTGCACCTAATCCAAGGTATAACATTGTACCACTAAATCTGCTTTTTGGTTTTTCTTCTACTACTTCCTCAACCGCTAAATCACCTTTAAAAGCTGGTAAAAAAGAAGCTATAAAAGTAGGTACTAGCATACATATTAAAGATGGTAATAGTAAGTATCCAACTAAATGTCCTGTGGTAACTTTTTTACCAATCCATAACATAGTTGTTGTAACATCTCCAATTGGTGACCATGCACCACCTGCATTAGCAGCAATAATAATTAAACCTGCAAACCAAATACGTACATTTCTGTCATTAACAATTTTTTGTAAGATAGAAATTAATACAATAGTTGCAGTTAAGTTATCTATTATAGCAGAAAGTATAAATGCTAAGAAGGCAAAAATCCATAATATTTTGGTTTTCTTCTTTGTTTTGATAAAGCTTTTAATAGTAGAAAATCCATCAAAATAATCAATAATTTCTACGATTGTCATAGCTCCTAAAAGGAATACTAAAATCTCTGCTGTTTTACCTAAATGGTGAAGCAATGTTTCTTCCATTAAGTGCATCTTGGTTTCATGTCCTAATGAAGCATATCCTTCTACCAGCCCATGATTGGCAGAATCAAACCACTCTGTAAAAGAGTCTAATCCTAATGAAATTAACGCCCAACTTATAGCCATCATGACTAAAGCAGGAATTAACTTATCAATCTTTATATTATGCTCTAATGTTATAGCTAGATAGCCTATAACAAATACTAAAATTATTACTGATTCCATATTATACTAATTGTTTTAATGCTATTTCAAAAGCAGTTTTACTAATTTCTTTTTTAGAAGCGTTTTTTGCATGTACGTTTTCGATTGCTTTTTTAATAATATTAGATGTATCATTAAAAATAGCTTCATCAGTCATTTGCACTTTACGCTCCATAAAGTAAGCAAATACACGTGCCATACCACAGTTTGAAATAAAATCTGGTATTAAGCTTACACGCTCATCTGTTTGTTCCATGATAGATCCAAAGAAAATTTCTTTGTCTGCAAAAGGTACATTTGCACCACATGATACAACCTCTAAACCTGTATTAATCATTTGATCAATTTGATCCTGGGTAATTAATCTTGATGCAGCACAAGGTGCAAAAATCTCAGTTTCTAAAGACCAAATGCGCTCATTCATTTCAGCAAAAGGTATCATGTTGTCCGTTGCTAATGTATTTCCGTTTTTAGTTAAGAAAAAGTCTTTAATTTCTTCAAAAGAAAAACCTTCTTCATTTATAACTCCTCCAGAAATATCAATAATTCCAACAATTTTAGCTCCCATTTGTGCT contains:
- a CDS encoding Hsp70 family protein, with the translated sequence MKTINFAIDLGTTNSLIANYNNGAVKIYNNPLGLKQTLPSCVAFRGNRTIIGDKALDYLEKDAENVCMLFKRKMGTQETYFIPSINKEVSPIELSSLLLKELRNFVLDDVQLQSAVITIPASFDTIQSNATKKAGYLAGFKEVVLLQEPIAACLAFANQSNLDIQTSKNWIVYDFGGGTFDVALVEVNDRELKVIDNEGDNFLGGADFDNLIVEKIIIPKIEAKTNITNLFKAIKSKSSQYKGLYFELLKKAEEAKKELSVYPETEIELDIDINNDNLFEQIIITRAEFEAVILPKVEQTIAFIKKVISQNQLLNSQIDRLILIGGSTYVPLIKQRIKEETGILVDSSIDPTSAVVDGAAYFAGSKPTTIKEDDAVVQEVEVDTVETQLFYEQNTRDLEELITCKVASDNFNYRITRVDGGYDSGIKTIVNNGFSEFVPLLKGQLNRFKIQVLDQDLNVVKTISTVAINQGSYNVLGQPLPIDICMEIDDIDASTTRLEQIFRKGSILPLKKKIYKTASKTILKNTDANLIINIVEGQSNGLPSSGLSIGYIEFSGKDLEDDLIKGTDIEIELEVTESRDLKINVYLQACDQEFKNVFSQSERAISISKINMEINAVLSEVEHLIREQVEDENFEYSNTLEQIRVGLIEIQIETTLLDDNDVSDQKYQLDDKKRKLIQAFDTLTRNKVIALEIEEYKLSKEGVEWEINKDENEKYRPKYLKVIANEKEVVNSGDKYLLRAKIKELDVLYNSIIQSNDENFIGYYLGLKYSSEFENKKKAEQLIKEGDQVLERKDYTSLKHIVYALYALLPDREKDKQKLFKDDSKTGLR
- a CDS encoding bifunctional folylpolyglutamate synthase/dihydrofolate synthase translates to MTYLETVNWMFSQLPMYQKQGQTAFKKDLTNTIYLAKHLKNPQHKFKSIHVAGTNGKGSSSHMLASILQEAGYKVGLYTSPHLKDFRERIKINGKVVSKPFVIGFIKRNKTFLDANKLSFFEMTVGMAFDYFAKQKVDIAVIEVGLGGRLDSTNIITPEVSLITNIGLDHVQFLGNTLSLIASEKAGIIKPNIPVVISETQPETQSVFTAFAERNNSPIHFADQVASEDFTTDLKGSYQSKNIKGVIQSIKQLQQKGFVISNQNIKTGLLNTVKNTDLKGRWQTLGTNPKVICDTAHNKEGLTLAIQQLLKETHQHLHIVFGVVNDKDVVSILPLLPKKATYYFCKPDVPRGLDQNILSTLFQDNGFSGNSYASVSEAYNFALKAASVDDVIYIGGSTFVVAEVV
- a CDS encoding energy transducer TonB; this translates as MKYLQTKHERNSAKITALITLILVLLLFVVGQNYMDPPEEFGVAINFGGSSGGGGGAPAQAAAPTETKPEETKPEVEQQQEAAAATSKEDVLTQDDEEAVLIKKQKEQAKKENDAIAKAKADKLAQEKAAKAAKAAADAAEKKRQDDIKKANDALINGISNSENPSDSNNDGPGNGPGNGSGTGNAYGPSNFGGSGQGNGNGDGVGYGLNGRGRPTNQIFRQDCNEAGLVVVRIEVDRSGKVVKAEPGVKGTKNTAACLMIPAKKIAESHKWKADPKAPERQIGYVSINFKLGQ
- a CDS encoding ExbD/TolR family protein, yielding MRLRGRNKVTPEFNMSSMTDIVFLLLIFFMIASTLVSAEAIDLLLPKSTSKTTQTKNVSVSVDKNVNYYVDMKQVSKDQLEAEVLAKVGNVESPTITIRSDESVEMQHVVYIMDIANRNKIKSTLAVKAQ
- a CDS encoding MotA/TolQ/ExbB proton channel family protein, yielding MLSKLIQDTAQAVDPLVEGEPVEKTLSIIELITTGGTAGIIIIALLFVLLIMAVYIYFERLFAIKDASKVDSNFMNQIKDYVSNGKIESAQNLCSTVDSPVSRLISKGISRIGKPLEDINTAIENAGRLEIYSLEKNVSVLATISGAAPMIGFLGTVIGMILSIFEIANSGGSIDIKTLADGLYTAMTTTVGGLIVGIVAYVAYNHLVVKTDKVVYQMEANSLEFLDLLNEPS
- the nhaD gene encoding sodium:proton antiporter NhaD; this translates as MESVIILVFVIGYLAITLEHNIKIDKLIPALVMMAISWALISLGLDSFTEWFDSANHGLVEGYASLGHETKMHLMEETLLHHLGKTAEILVFLLGAMTIVEIIDYFDGFSTIKSFIKTKKKTKILWIFAFLAFILSAIIDNLTATIVLISILQKIVNDRNVRIWFAGLIIIAANAGGAWSPIGDVTTTMLWIGKKVTTGHLVGYLLLPSLICMLVPTFIASFLPAFKGDLAVEEVVEEKPKSRFSGTMLYLGLGAIVFVPIFKTVTHLPPYVGMMLALGVVAIFAEIYSSAKFSLSNHDSEESDAHAHHSPVHHSLSKIELPSILFFLGILMAVAALESLGILFGFASTLQDSMPMMGTELHHEGVSDLVIILLGIGSAVIDNVPLVAASLGMFSQPIDNELWHFIAYSAGTGGSMLIIGSAAGVVAMGMEKIDFFWYFKKISWLALAGFLAGTLVFFWTRTLF